A DNA window from Zingiber officinale cultivar Zhangliang chromosome 3A, Zo_v1.1, whole genome shotgun sequence contains the following coding sequences:
- the LOC122050736 gene encoding disease resistance protein RGA2-like — translation MSDLTKVLQTEIAIHLTELLWKRTHHVIKSLRMHRKSKVLIANSGLEELLAFLRYNWFSMTDYLYNKISNKFLQDWLWRFDDFFYMTEDVLDDFEFMLFPSDKPQGRDDFSAFDEAMQKLPEVIDTAADLFLEITDFRVARKEFPRLSYEEVMEMRTILKRPAAFEQVQSRVEKPLATSSGLPTLPYEVRELKGRVVEKNKILEALFHRAEGESKKLPISISISGPVGIGKTDLARAVYNSAQVEAEFDVRAWIYMGNHHLDKWLTLQRSESDSVDQPSKLHRSSILDILNILETEMTAKKVLIVLDNLEGMGDEVDVNNIIYQCRRKGARIIVTTQSEDVGRLSAVWLNVELNGLEEEDYLELFKECALGDRNRNKYPELENIVGEIAKRFGGNPLAAVMIGRHLKWHQSEDRWRIISRSNLGMIDPTESNILSVLRHSYEKLPGDQKQCYLACALFPKNYPFKQNQLFKIWKAIGCCSHISNQSSWTWKNIEPFFVSSARKDGEFILHAIFHELADYICDGEFFRLEDEIKEEDDVVQIPDKARHVYVTADYSVKVYRVLQEKTHLRSLVIGGVLSSEEHKSSFMGWLEEVLRNLKGLRLLLIYVLPSGKLPDAIGGLRHLQYLELPIDTITKESIQELPAWLSDNRFVGLRRLLNLKALREAILKKGSIQEHPTW, via the coding sequence ATGTCCGACCTCACTAAGGTTCTACAAACCGAAATCGCAATACACCTTACGGAATTGCTTTGGAAGAGAACACATCACGTCATCAAGAGCCTGCGGATGCACCGGAAGTCGAAGGTTCTTATTGCAAATTCTGGACTGGAGGAACTACTAGCATTTCTTCGATATAACTGGTTCTCAATGACCGACTACCTCTACAATAAGATCAGCAACAAATTCCTGCAAGACTGGTTATGGCGCTTTGATGATTTTTTCTACATGACGGAGGACGTGCTCGACGACTTCGAATTTATGCTATTCCCCAGTGACAAACCACAAGGCCGCGATGATTTTTCAGCATTTGACGAAGCGATGCAAAAGTTGCCGGAGGTCATCGATACGGCCGCTGACCTCTTCCTGGAAATTACGGATTTTAGGGTGGCGAGGAAGGAATTCCCCAGATTGTCTTACGAAGAAGTTATGGAGATGAGGACAATACTAAAGAGGCCAGCGGCATTCGAACAAGTCCAGAGCAGAGTAGAGAAGCCGCTGGCTACCAGTTCTGGACTCCCCACGTTGCCTTATGAAGTCAGGGAGTTGAAAGGACGAGTTGTGGAGAAGAATAAAATACTAGAGGCGCTATTTCACCGAGCAGAAGGAGAATCTAAGAAGTTGCCTATATCGATCAGTATCTCCGGCCCGGTGGGAATAGGAAAGACGGATCTTGCCCGCGCTGTTTATAACAGTGCACAAGTAGAAGCTGAATTCGATGTCAGAGCATGGATTTACATGGGCAACCATCATCTTGACAAGTGGCTGACACTTCAAAGGTCAGAATCTGACTCCGTCGACCAGCCGAGTAAGCTTCACAGATCATCAATTTTGGACATTTTGAATATCTTGGAAACAGAAATGACAGCCAAGAAGGTGCTGATCGTCCTGGACAACCTAGAGGGGATGGGGGACGAAGTTGATGTTAACAATATTATCTACCAGTGCAGAAGAAAGGGTGCCAGAATAATAGTGACTACCCAATCTGAAGATGTAGGCAGATTATCTGCTGTGTGGTTGAATGTGGAATTGAATGGGTTGGAAGAGGAAGATTATTTGGAATTGTTCAAGGAATGCGCACTCGGTGACAGAAATCGCAACAAATATCCAGAGTTAGAAAATATAGTCGGAGAAATAGCTAAAAGGTTTGGAGGAAATCCCTTAGCTGCTGTGATGATAGGGCGTCACCTGAAATGGCACCAAAGTGAAGATCGCTGGAGGATAATCTCTCGTAGCAATTTGGGCATGATTGATCCAACAGAAAGTAACATTTTATCAGTGTTGAGACACAGTTACGAGAAACTACCTGGGGATCAGAAGCAATGTTATCTTGCTTGtgctctgtttcccaagaatTATCCTTTTAAACAAAATCAGTTGTTTAAGATATGGAAAGCCATTGGATGTTGTTCACATATATCTAATCAGTCGTCTTGGACATGGAAGAACATTGAACCATTTTTTGTCAGTTCAGCGAGAAAGGATGGCGAGTTCATTCTCCATGCTATTTTTCATGAGCTTGCAGACTACATATGTGATGGTGAGTTTTTTAGACTTGAGGATGAAattaaggaagaagatgatgtcgtACAAATCCCAGACAAAGCCCGACATGTGTATGTTACAGCAGATTACTCTGTCAAAGTTTATCGAGTATTGCAAGAGAAGACACACTTGCGTAGTCTTGTCATCGGTGGAGTTCTATCCTCTGAAGAACACAAGTCAAGCTTCATGGGATGGCTAGAAGAGGTGTTGCGAAATTTGAAAGGCTTGAGGCTGCTGCTGATCTATGTGCTTCCATCTGGGAAATTGCCTGATGCAATTGGTGGTTTGAGACATCTTCAATACTTGGAATTACCTATAGACACAATAACGAAGGAATCAATTCAAGAGCTTCCTGCTTGGTTATCTGATAATCGATTTGTTGGTTTAAGACGTCTTCTAAATCTGAAGGCGCTAAGAGAAGCAATATTGAAGAAGGGATCGATTCAAGAGCATCCAACTTGGTAA